In one window of Comamonas testosteroni DNA:
- the nikR gene encoding nickel-responsive transcriptional regulator NikR, whose translation MERFTISLDDRLAQEFDEHIAAKGYGNRSEAVRDILHVHLANARETQNVEGPCIACLSYVYNHHERDLSDRLARVQHQHHELTISTTHAHLDHDNCLETVLLKGSAQAVRRFAESIMAERGVHHGSINIVALPEQSHHHSAHHHPH comes from the coding sequence ATGGAACGTTTCACTATCTCCCTTGATGATCGGCTAGCCCAAGAATTCGACGAGCACATTGCCGCAAAAGGCTATGGCAACCGCTCTGAGGCTGTCCGGGACATCCTTCACGTGCATCTCGCAAATGCGCGTGAAACCCAAAATGTGGAGGGGCCCTGCATTGCCTGCCTGTCCTATGTATACAACCATCACGAGCGAGATCTCTCGGACCGGCTGGCGCGGGTTCAACATCAGCACCACGAGTTGACGATCTCCACCACCCACGCCCATCTCGATCACGACAACTGTCTAGAGACCGTGCTTTTAAAAGGCTCTGCTCAAGCAGTACGCCGTTTCGCGGAAAGCATCATGGCCGAGCGTGGCGTGCACCATGGCAGCATCAACATCGTGGCACTCCCCGAGCAATCGCACCATCACAGTGCACATCATCACCCACACTGA
- a CDS encoding IS110 family transposase, whose translation MSNSAADMQRLIDFLYSLGGRCRVALEPIGDYHRSIAHRLLTAGFDVVSISSVAQSRFREAMFNSWDKIDPKDAAVFLVMLKQGVGQ comes from the coding sequence ATGTCCAACAGTGCAGCAGACATGCAGCGCCTGATTGACTTCCTGTATAGCCTCGGCGGTCGCTGTCGTGTGGCCTTAGAGCCCATCGGGGACTATCACCGCTCGATCGCCCATCGGTTGCTCACAGCGGGCTTTGACGTTGTCTCGATCTCTTCCGTAGCCCAGTCCCGGTTCCGCGAAGCCATGTTCAACTCCTGGGACAAGATTGATCCGAAGGATGCCGCCGTCTTTCTGGTGATGCTCAAGCAGGGCGTCGGCCAGTAG
- a CDS encoding amino acid ABC transporter permease: MGDVSRLLADYGPAFWQALLLTWKLTVVSFVPGVMLGTVVAVLRLMPLPPLRLALTVYVEIFRNIPSVALLIFIVFALPDLNIVIDYEPSVILTLTLVCSAFTADYLRSGINTIPGSQIEAALSLGMRPLQIVSAVVLPQALRSVVQPMTSLLIALMLSTSLASQLPFPGRELTALVSKIANDSALGIAAFAVAATMYVATGLLIAWAGAALEKKVRILR, encoded by the coding sequence ATGGGTGATGTTTCCAGGCTCCTGGCCGACTATGGGCCTGCCTTCTGGCAGGCCCTCTTGCTGACATGGAAGCTCACGGTGGTGTCCTTTGTGCCCGGGGTCATGCTGGGCACGGTCGTCGCGGTGCTTAGGCTTATGCCATTGCCGCCGCTGCGCTTGGCGCTGACCGTCTACGTTGAGATCTTCCGCAATATTCCCAGCGTAGCGCTGCTGATCTTCATCGTTTTCGCGCTACCCGATCTCAACATCGTGATCGACTATGAGCCCAGCGTGATCCTGACGCTGACGCTGGTCTGCTCTGCATTCACGGCGGACTACCTGCGCTCGGGTATCAACACCATTCCCGGTAGCCAGATCGAGGCTGCGCTCAGCCTGGGCATGCGGCCGCTGCAGATTGTTTCTGCCGTGGTCTTGCCGCAGGCGCTGCGTTCGGTGGTGCAGCCGATGACTTCGCTGCTAATTGCATTGATGCTGTCGACCTCTCTGGCCTCGCAGTTGCCGTTTCCAGGCCGAGAGCTCACCGCGCTCGTATCCAAGATCGCCAACGACTCGGCGCTGGGCATTGCTGCGTTCGCCGTGGCTGCCACGATGTATGTTGCGACAGGCCTGCTCATCGCCTGGGCCGGCGCGGCTCTGGAAAAGAAAGTGCGGATACTGCGATGA
- a CDS encoding glutamate ABC transporter substrate-binding protein, translating to MSIKSILKSTVVALTIATGGSLFAQGTPINAAAYDALVAQGPVADAATIASSTWASKIKQAGTLRLGSTQTSNLFSLLNEKDGKIRGFDLGLAQLITRYILGDAAKYQFTQVTSSTREQVLINNQVDMVFATYSITPARAEKISFAGPYYASQSGVLVKSNNKTVQSYNDLGGKKVATQAGSTGPAILAQYAPKAVVQEFQTHQEALDALRQGRVDAYVTDYTLLLNALSLGTSNARLAGAPFGAQDPYGVGLPKGSDGVAFINAFLKKLEADGTWAKLWTISIGQRTGSTTVPTPPALP from the coding sequence ATGTCGATCAAATCCATTCTGAAATCCACCGTGGTGGCACTGACGATCGCGACCGGTGGGTCGCTTTTCGCACAGGGCACTCCCATCAATGCAGCGGCCTATGACGCGCTGGTTGCGCAGGGGCCTGTGGCCGATGCGGCGACCATCGCATCGAGCACCTGGGCCAGCAAGATCAAACAGGCTGGCACGCTGCGCCTCGGCAGCACGCAAACTTCGAATCTTTTCTCGCTGCTCAATGAGAAAGACGGCAAGATCCGCGGCTTTGACCTGGGCCTGGCCCAGCTCATCACTCGCTACATTCTGGGCGATGCCGCCAAGTACCAGTTCACGCAGGTGACCTCGTCCACGCGTGAGCAGGTGCTTATCAATAATCAGGTGGACATGGTCTTCGCCACCTACTCCATCACTCCTGCTCGCGCCGAAAAGATCTCGTTTGCTGGCCCTTACTACGCATCGCAGTCCGGCGTGCTGGTCAAGTCGAACAACAAGACGGTTCAGTCTTACAACGACCTGGGCGGCAAGAAGGTGGCCACGCAAGCGGGCTCCACGGGGCCTGCGATATTGGCCCAATATGCCCCCAAGGCTGTCGTGCAAGAGTTTCAGACACATCAGGAAGCCCTCGATGCGCTGCGTCAGGGGCGCGTAGATGCCTACGTGACCGATTACACGCTGCTGCTCAACGCCCTGAGCCTTGGCACCAGCAACGCGCGGCTGGCGGGTGCGCCATTCGGCGCGCAGGACCCCTATGGAGTTGGACTGCCCAAGGGCTCGGACGGCGTAGCATTCATCAATGCCTTCCTGAAGAAGCTGGAGGCCGACGGTACCTGGGCCAAACTTTGGACTATCTCCATAGGGCAGCGTACCGGTAGCACGACTGTTCCGACGCCGCCCGCCCTGCCTTGA